In Dermacentor silvarum isolate Dsil-2018 chromosome 10, BIME_Dsil_1.4, whole genome shotgun sequence, the genomic stretch GATCCAAGAAGGCGGGAAATATGTTAGCCGAATACAGAGAGACAGAAATATATACGACAAACTACGTGAAGTTACCAAAGAATGATAATAGCATTGAATATATTTGAGGGTGCGTGCCCGCGACTGTTCGCATGCCCATTTATAGATCTGGATTTATAGAGAAATGAAAGTTAAATCCCACAGGAAAGTCACTGACAGCGGTACTGAAGTATTAAACTTATTACGCGATGTAAGCCTCGTATATATCTATAGGCTAAGTATAAAAACCTTCGATTACTGAAACGTCGTCCAAAACACAACAGAACAGGGTATAAAACTGAGCAAGTTGATATTGGTGCTGGTATTATTAGCCACGGACATACCAAAGTTCACTCGATGATCGCAAGCACTTGCAGTCAAAACTGTGGCGTGACGAGTGCCGACAGAGGTGAGCGCGTGTGCTCGTCCCAAAGTGAATGTTCGGTACTGCCGTTCGATTCGCTATTTCAAATGTGCCGCACATCCGAAACTCAGCAGATAACGTGACTTCCAGCACTTGGTGCGCGGGAAGATGGCGTGAATTAAGGAGCTGGCTTTCTTGGCTTGTGCTTGCATGCTCGCCCTGCCTCACACGCAGCAAATCACGTGAACTCCAGCACACAGCGGGCGAGACACTCAAGCACCGTAGCATCCGGAtcagcacggcgacggcgacggcgcgaaCACTCCTCGAGTGCCcgtataattcctatcgcaaaaaaaagaaacgagcaCTCGACTGCCAACGTTGTATAATCTGACAGTAGGCAAGGTAGGGCTTTATGTGGACCGGCGCGAATGCGCGCCGAGTACCTTGAACATGCTGACGATCTTCCGCGTCGCGATGATCTGCCCCAGGATGAAGACAGCCTCGTTGTCCGAGTTGGTCTGCAGCTTAGCCTTGGGAGCGTACTTGCGCAACAGATCCTCGATCGCTGGCACGTTGCACCTGGGAAGCTTGTTGATTTTCATGTGGTAGCCCGTGCCGTATCGCTGCTTCAAGAAAGTCGGCGATCCATCGCACCTGCGTGACGTGCGCAAAGCGTAGACGATGCGAGGACATAATGCGTTATCGTGGACCTTCTTCACTCTTGCACCCAGAACTGTTACACACTGAAcgttttaacactgtcttctgtCTGATACTTAGAAGGCAACGCGGCGGCAGCTACGGAGGTATAGTGCTGTCATGGAATTCACACTTTACGCGCTTTTAGTGCGCTTGTCTTTGATCTGCAGTGCTTTCTACGGAAGTAGTTTGTATATCGTGAGCAGAAAGTTACGTGAATTGTTGCGGACTTCAAAGTACATCAAATCACCCGTTGTTTGTGCAACATCCTGTTGCCAGTATGCGAGGTACTACGTTTTGGTCGCGAGCGCTAGTGTTGTGCTGTAGCCACTGTCCGCAGCAACGTGTAACTCCACTCGTTCCATAGTAAGTAAgagaacggacggacggacggacggacggacgaacgaacgaacgaacgaaacgaaacgaaacgaaacgaaacgaacCGAACCGAACCGAACCGAAccgaacgaaacgaacgaacgaacgaacgaacgaacgaacgaacgaacgaacgaacgaacgaacgaaccggTTGGTCCTCTACCGTCACATCTACATACACAAGGGATCCCAGAACAAGGCGTGGCCTAAAATTTGCACAGAGCGGCATTGGCTCTGGCATTCTTGTGTAGACTTTGAATATCAGCTGACATTACCTTTAGGTCAGGCTTGTTCCTGCTGCATTGATTATATCCAAGATAAAGTACGCGTACGTATATCATTCGCAGTAGCGTCAGCGTATTGTGTCTGTGCTGAAGAACTCTCAATCATTGGGAGCTGTCAAAGCTTGCCCTGTCGTCAACATTATTAAACAAAGCAAAGCTCGCTATTTATATGAATGATCTCCTGGCCCATTAACTTTTCGCATCAAGTCGCTTTCTTTTAAAATTAACAATTACCGTAGAATTCCTTCACTGGCCTAATCGTTTTTTGTCGCCAACCTGTCCCTTCTTACGCATCTTACGGGTCTAGCCACGATGTGCCTCGAGTAATTTTCGTAGGAAACCCGTGTCAAGGCGAGCTCGCACCTGATCTGCCCATTGGCCATGATGACGATTCGGTCGCCGAGAACGTCCGCTTCGTCCAGGTGCTGAGTGGTGAGGAAGATGGAGCAGGTTCGACGCACCTTGAGCAGCAGCTCCCACATCTCGCGACGGCCGTCGGGGTCCATGTTTGCAGTCGGCTCGTCCAGGATGATCACCTGAGTGGATTGGCACAACGCTGGCAGTGGCTTAGTCATGCACTAAACTTGTATTTTTTAAAGAACAGCTTTATTTGTCTACTTCGCAAACACTGGATGGCCGGAAGGACAGCGTTCTCACACGATAAACTGGAGTAGGTAGCACTTGTAAAGACGGGAAGTTCAGTACGCGGATAACCCGCCGCGGTATAGCTTAGTGGCAATGGCGTTGAACTTCTGAGCTCGAAGTCACGGTTtcatcccggccgcggtggccacatttagatgggggcaaaatgcgaaaacgcttgtTTAGTTAGATTTGgtggcacgttaaagaaacccaggcggTCTAAATTAATTTGCCGTACCGTGCTACGGTGCaactcataatcatatcggggttCTGGCGCGTACGACCCCAGAATGTACAAAGAAAGCAGGAACCCAATTCGCAAAGCTTTATTTTTTCCTAAGTGCATTTTGCCAGTTGCCGGCCGCCCATCAGGATTGGGTGGAATGTCTTCTTATTAACATTTCCGGCGTAAaagttctttttattgcgatagctgttataaggacactccagatgaatttccgccgtcgtcgtcggcttcgccgtgatgttccgcataaagtccatccatcgcggccgcgcgccgtatgctgtcaGTACGGACGAAAGCTTACGAGGGCGAGCCGAGAAGTGTGGTGGCTTGATGCGGTGATATCTTCTCCCGCTCgcaagggagggaggcggggaggGTGCTTGCCGTCTTCTAACGCGcgcaagggaggggggggggggggcgtagagATGTGCGCGCGATAGGAGGGGAGGGAGCAGGTCAGTGCGCATCTCTTCTACTCCAACTACGGCCGCGCGCGTCCTTTCTTCGAGGCAAGCTGcactgggttcgaaggctagccgaatgggaattcgctcgccgctgctgccgctcttcatcacagCAGAATTCCGACAGCGAGTATCCGCGGTCGTCGACTgcgatatgttcatgtttgcctgcgtgCCCGGGACAgcgtgctcgttaatttagttaaaTGCTTACAggagtttatacagacgataaaactactaacttcggcttcgtatagctgtcctaATAATTCACTATGGCACTTAATGGTTCACCCATAGGGCGAAACAGACCTGTCGGGAATACGGGCCCGTTTGTATGCTCTATGCCTCGCTTGGCTGCATTGTATACGTCAACGTCCCCTTAGCGAGCTCACCTTTGGCGTGGCTATAATGGCCATTGCAGTGCATAGCCGTCGTTGCTGCCCCAGCGAGAGGTCAACGGCGAGCGTCGCGCGGCTGTCCACGAGGGCCACGTCATGCAGGAGGCTTACGATCTCGCTGCGCGCCTTCTCTAGAGGAACGCCTTTGATCTGGATGCGAATGAAGCGCGACAATGAAAAGTCATCGAGGTTGGCTACGAGTGGTTGCAGAAAAGCGCAATAAATTTCGCTGGGTCCATTTAGGTATAACAGCTGGTGTCGTCATCTCTAATACTATTTTAGAGGCTGCCAATAAGATGACGGATGGGTGGCCTACCAATTCAGATATTTGTAAAGTTCCGAGAATGTGCGGACACAACGTCTCTGAACTTCAGTTTTTCTTTACGCGCCTATAAATTTCTTCTAGAACTAGCAATTGGTGTGACACTAATGCTTGCCGTTCTAACTTTGCACCGAGGTATTTCTAACTAGAATTTCAATGTGTACAGCAAGAAAATTCCAACATATAAAAGGTTAAAAGAAAAAGAGGTCATAGCGTTGAGATAGGCTCTTCTCAGCATCGCTAGAAAGAGAGGAAACAAAGTTGCGTACGATAGCAAAGTACATCAGATGTTCCTCGACAGTCAGGTCGTCGATAAGGATGTTGTACTGCGCGCAGTATCCGATACTGTCGCGCGCATCCCTTGTGCAGGTTCTGACGTCGTAGCCACCCACGAGCACGACGCCAGAGCTGCAGTCCAAGAAGCCTGGGCGAGAAGCAGGACAAATCTGTGAGTCGATCATGTGCGACTGCGCATGCCGTACCCTTACATCCCTATATTTTAAGATGTTCGGGCGAATGGGATTTACGGAAAAACTACGTACGACGTGAAGCACACTTGTAAGAGAGTGTTCAAGTCACCGATTTATTCGCCATCAGTCCTAAAAAAAAGGCACACAAGCTTCATCGTTCtgttgcactacggcaggcacGGTGACACTggaaagtaataaaaaaatggCGCTGTTTTGCcagaaaggcgaaacatcgattgcgataggaaattatgAGAGATCTATACGAAGTATAGATGTCTCATAATTTAACCTataaagttaaccctatcttcgcCCGGACGGAAAAGTACAAGAATTCGCCGCTAACCTTATCAATACAAGAATGGaatgagttaccctccagaattgccacaataacacagtcttctttatttcattcggcattactaacgtatttacaatcctagcacgtttagtaacatttttctcacccagagcacttattcgctttcgctattttgttcttgcttcgttgagtgtgaattttgtaagaatatttaccttgttaatatgtttcacgacttgctgtaccccaaagtactgtatttaccacctgcgatgcttcTTCATTTGTAAAactgtgttctgctttatgttcccccccctatgtaatgcccctgtgtgcccttagggtatctaaataaaaaataaaattaaaataaaaagtaaggatagtagttgtatcggccgtataaacttacaaacattcgtttactaactaaactaaTAAACATGGTGTCATGCGGGCACAGGCatatatgaacacatctcactagatgaccgcggacacttggCCAACAGCTGGCGTGAGGAACAACGGCAGGAGCAGCGAGCTGATTtgcccttcatgctgcctctcgtttcaacacGAATAAGCAGCGAAAGCACAGTTGACACGAAGACACTACCCTTCGGCGCGCCTAGACACTGTACCCATCGCAGAAAACGTTCAAGGTAGGGCCCGCGCGGTCGCGGTCGACGAGGTAGAACACCCCCACTCACACGCTTTCAATCGCACCCACAGAATATGGCAAGCGGCATCTTATCGCATTTCTACTTTATACGTAACATCACGGGaacgtcgacgccgacggcgaaaatgcgcctggagtgtccatataaatgctatcgcaaaaaaaaaaaaacacccgacAAGTCACGTGTTCACTTGTGTTCCTGGTTTTGTACTAACCACATGTGTCAGCGTGCTCGCCACAGCGCAACACAACGGTGAAGCTACACGGACTAGGCCCCTTTTCGAGCTCTGCTTACTTTCATTACGTGTGCCTCGGGCCTTTCTGATCCACCCCTCTTCACTTGTCGTACTAACTTCGTGTGTCAGCGCGCCTGCCACAAAATGGTGACACCGTGCTGAGGGGTACGGTGTGTCACAGCATTCTCAGAGTCGGACAACGGAGTATTTGCTGCTCCATTCTTTGGCTGTCGCACCGGCTATGTGACCAACAAGTGCCATTCATCTCACCGGTGATCATGTTGAGCAGAGTTGTCTTCCCTGCGCCGTTGTGTCCGAGCAGCACGGTGATCTGGTTCTCGAAGATGCGCATGGAGACGTCTTGCACGGCCACCACGccatcgtagtcctgcaggcacAATGATGACGAAAGCGCTTAAGATGCAtcttttcttaaaaaaaaaagaactcgctGAATGGGAGAGCTGGATGATCCTGATAAGCGTACAGATATACAAAAAACCAGAAAACTGTGGCATTATGATTAGAGCGATAGTTTTACGACGAGAGAATGACCTTTGTCCTAGAAGAGTCCGAAGAGTCTGACGGGTGTTCATGATTGAGGGAAGCGGTCTAGGCTTCACGCTCACGAATGAAGACGAAAACCTACGCAGGTGTCTTCGGCTGGCCGCGTGATGCGAAGGACAGTTAACACGCGTAACAAGACGCGCGGGCGAATTGGTTCATATTAAGGAATCAGTTAATAGAGTGCAAGAATAAATACCCACTGACAACACAGGGAACAGCATAAACAAGGGCGCTTGAATTCTTTCCGGTCCTGTTTTTTTCACTGTTATTTCATCCTTGGTTATCGTATGGTCGGTTACATAATGGATACAAAGGGGGAGGGAGTAGAGGCCGGTAAGGTATTAGGAAATGCAGGGACATAATGCTAGGATCGGTTGGAGTAAAATCTTAAATGGGAATGCAGAAACAAGACAGAGGTTCACCGTCACATTGAGACGACGGGGCGATCAGTGTTCGAACAAGCGGTGTCCCTAGACGGGCAATGCGAACTCGAGTTGTGGACGAACTAATGTCTGGTAAGCTAGTTTGTGTTACTAAATACGCCCCGCGAAAATGTTTTGAAATACTAGCGTGTCTTAGCAATTTAGTGAACTTTGAGGGATTTGGGGTGAttcttggcaaaaaaaaagagcCTTTAGTAGCATTCGTACATTTCTTTCACAGCAAAAATTTGCGCGTAAAGACAGCCGTTTCTTTCAGATATGGCTGCGCGTACGATATCTTTATgctgacagaaaaagaaaaaaaaagaaaaaaaagaaaaaaagagaaaaactttCACCGGGAAATTGACCGGTGAAAGTTTCTGCCGTCTAGCTGAAGAGAATCGCTTGTTCTTAAAGCACCTCCAACCGGCATCCAACGCGAGATCGAGCTAGAGATGCCAGCAACATCGTTAAGGAGGAAAGGGCTGTCCGTCGGTAGTCATGAAGTGTGAAACCACAGAGCGCTTTGCCGTGAGCGATTGGGGCGAACATTCACAATCAAAAGCGCTTTAGTAGCGGTGGCCTagtaatacccccccccccccccccccctgcccacCCCGTGTCACAGTATTGCAGGAAACGCGCAGGACGTCCCTATCCTACGTGATAGAAGCGCTAGCTGAGGAAACGGGGAAATGGAACGTGATTTCGGAATTTTCTGCGTGCTTTGACGAATGTGCGGCCTGCTGTCTTGTTTTGGGATAATTACGATTTGCAATTTTGATTGAGAGATAAGCATACGCGAAAGGCTGCTCGTGCCGATAATCCGTGCTTACCTTGCTGGCGTTGATGATTTCGATGGCGACCAGATGGCTCATCGGCTCCGGTTCGAAGTTCCCGTGATCATCGGCTGACTTGGGTGGCACTCGGAGATTCGACATTCTCGGAATCCAGTAGGTACTCTGAGCGTGCGCGATATGGGGTGAGACAACACTGGCTGTACTCGTGGTTGCCGGTTCTAACTTCAAATCTTCGTAGAATACTTGGAAGCGGAATTCTCGTCAACGATACATCATCAACGGATCCGTTATAGCAATCCTAATTTAGCCACTACTACCGAGTGAAACATTTACAAGGAAAGTAGGTACGACGCTGCAGCGTACCCCTACAGATTCAATATTGATGGAACGTTTTCGCTTTCAATTGCCTACGAGATTTCTGAAAACCTGATTGGAAGTTCTTGTGCCGTTAGTAGATTGGTGTGAGAAGATAGGTGTTCGTTCCATGCTAGCCGGATGCTTGAGCATCCGGCTAGCATGGAACGAACGTATACTTATGAGCCGGATTTTGCTCGCTTTATGCTCGCCGACGGTGAGAGGTAAACAAACGCGCCACTCATGAACATCTGCTAAAGACGTAACAGTTGCCCTCTTCGGCACTTTTGTGGGTGAAATTTGTGGGAATGAATTATTCTCGAGAAATTAGTAGCGTAAGCACGGTGCATTTCTTGGACTTTTTCTGAAACCTGAAACCTGATGCGGAAGGCATCAGTTAGAAAGCTAATTCTCATAATTACCTTTCTAATTGCTACCTCGAGTACTTCTAAATTATATGCCTTTGCAGCATGAAAGTAACAAGAATCATTCAAAGAAACTTATTGAATCACGAAACACTGTAGAAAGTCTAAAATATTGCTTGTCTAAATATTTACTAAATTTATTACTACAATGGTAAGCATCAGCGGCTAGTGGTTGGTGGCACATCAAACTTAGCATATCCAAACGTTGCTATAGCTGCGGAAGCTCTGTGCTCAATTACCATCGCATTTCCAAGTTAGCGCTGACTGTGGTTTCCCGTTTTCTCAGGTTTTAATTGTCCGGAAGTTGAAACCGAAGCGTACAGTAAACGAAAACGTGAAATATCGGGTATAATGTGCAgctcaccgacgattacgatacttcctaatgcgaaatttgagcacagctctatgcgtgctttcatttcgcgatatcttggctggcgcggacaatcggtctggtgcggcacgttgcaaacaaagcgaagtgtggcgcgaccgcctcactaatcgggagatcgcgagaggtagCGCGTGGCTGATGCGAgggcgcgattcacaacagccgccgcagacagacctccgcgcatccagcgctttgtttccatatatggtaccGGTGGCGTTATCGGTGAACAACAGACGACGTGcgatactctggcgccatctcgtagccatcgtcgccacagagCCCGCCTTGCGCGGCAAtacgcgtttcttctcacgctttcgccaaaccctcctcctccgctttccgcctcatggtccCGTCGCACCgccctccgctttccgcctcgcgctCTCATCGCTATCGCACTCTTTCATCCCCGCTGccctccgcgttcgctctttcatcctttgctgtactcgttcgctcggttacgacggacgccgacgctcgtcgcaggaacggccgccaaagagctgcgctctaaaaattcaccgacgattacgatagtcCCTAATAAGAAATTTCAGCGCGCTATATGCGTGCTTTCATTTGGTGATATATTGAGacaaagaatttgagagagacatgtagcagagtcggcaatcgtcgaaaatctggtCTGCGGGTCAAGTGCGCCGGCTTTtacacatgactcgtcgaaggttccactgTAATCGCTGGCCGCTTgacttccagaaagtactacacaattcgcgtcgcacatcaatcagattacaaaacaatcgcaaaccatgacaattgaagcaagcgcgaacgagaccaaaccaagcaaaccaagcAAGCGTGaacgagagctgacgcgagcagaacGAAGCGAGCAGTACGAAACGAGCCGTTCGGCTGAAACCAGACACAAGTACgcaacgagcggtcgggcgggtccgcatgaaaccagtttcccgcgcgcttGTCCCTGAAGGaaccgctctcattggtctccgccgttggCGGCTCGCGGCTCGCtgtttcatctttcgctgttgtgctcgttcactcggttacgccgtcGCCGACGTTCGCCCAAGGAACGGGTGCCTGCTGCGCTCCCAAAAAGTCACTTCCTCGTAAGGTGAGCTATACTGTAATCGCATCGACGAATCGTGATTACCTTAAATGGAAATAGATACGGCTTTGAGATGCCGGGGCCCACGTGCAGAGCGTTGTCCAAGTACCACACCAGGAAGATGATGGTACAGTCGCACATCAGGCCCACGAACAAGAGCTCGGCCAACGTGATGTTGTCCGGCGTCGCGGAACGGTCGTAGAAGTTGCTCCAGTTCGCCCCGTCGGGGACTGTGTGCGGAGACGCAAGCGTGTGCCGATTGCTCGCACGAAACGCTACAAGTGCAGGTTATCTTCGCTTGATTACACCCATTCTATACTGATACTGTATACTTTCTTGTGTGGAGAGACGTGCGCTTTTCGCAGGAAATTGTATAAAAGGACGGCTTGGCGCTTACCGCTGCTCTGCTCTTGCTCATAGTTGACGGAAAGATTGCATATCATGGTCCGGATTGTTTATTGCAAAATTTAGCGCAAATACGCACCTGGGTTTGGAGAAAtaaagtcgccgtttcgcccgaaaggcgaagcactgattgcgataggaagttattagacagctatacgaagtaaggttagtagttttatcagctgcataaactgctgtgaATATTTGCTTACTAAAAAATTAACAAGCCCGTTGTGACGCGCGCACAGACAGATgtgaacacatctcattcgataATCGCGGACACtggctgtcagaacgctggcctgatgagcggcggcagcagcggcgagcgaaatCCGGCGTGCTGCCTCTCCGTTCAATGTGAATTAAgtgcgcgagaacacagcgcacacgaagccatcagctatctagGCTTgcctagccttcgaacccagctCAGATTACCTCCAAGAAAAGGCGCGCGCGCAGCCGCGCTCAGcgaacgcctcctagatagcacaagccCTGTGTGCTTCGATACATGACGTCCTGCTATAGAATGTAATGAGGATGCTTCCGAGTAAGCCGCCatgattttgacgtcatcgctttcgtcacgccgggcttgacagtggaaatttcggtTCAAGTAGCATGAcatcataaagcagagtgcacaggcctgctaacTAGGTGGCGTTGGCTCAGCCGCT encodes the following:
- the LOC125940820 gene encoding phospholipid-transporting ATPase ABCA3-like → MSNLRVPPKSADDHGNFEPEPMSHLVAIEIINASKDYDGVVAVQDVSMRIFENQITVLLGHNGAGKTTLLNMITGFLDCSSGVVLVGGYDVRTCTRDARDSIGYCAQYNILIDDLTVEEHLMYFAIVRNFVSSLSSDAEKSLSQRYDLFFF